TTCCAGTGGCCAAGCAACCTTAGGCAAGGATCAGAAGTCTATATTAAAGAAGGCGGCGGAAGCGATAGAAGTCTTTCCGGACGTGAAAGTCGTCGTCGAGGGACATACCGATGCCGAAGGTTCGGAGTCGAGCAATCAAGAATTGTCGGAAAAACGCGCTGCGGCAGTTGGAAAAATGCTCGAAGGCGAGCTCAAATCGAAAGTGGCGATTGAAACGGTCGGCAAGGGTGAATCTACGCCAATTGCCTCGAATGATACGGCCCGCGGACGGGCACTCAACAGAAGAATCGACTTAGTATTAACATTGCCGTAATATGAAACGGATCATCATTTTTTTGGTTTTGCTGACAGCGGCGGCCGTTCACGCAAGTGACCGTTCGCCGTTGCTTCTCAATTATGGTCAGGGAATCCTGAACACGGGCTCAACACCCGGGTCATACATGGGAGCGATAGGTTCGTTTTGGAATCCCGCGGGGTGGTCCACGATGTCCCGCTCAGAAGCGGTATTTTCGTGGGATGACCGCAACGATGCGCGCAAACGGCTCGACAATTGGGGAGTTTATCTCGGTGGTCATGGTCTCGGAGCGGTGGTACGCAGGAATTTGGTGTACCGGAACGACGATTACTATGCAATCGATGACTATCAACTTGCCATGTCCGGAGGCAGCCGAGGTGAAGGCTGGGGCATCGCCTACGGGTGGTCCAAAGGAGACAGCGCAAAGGAGTTGCGCCAGCACTACTTGACGGTCGGGAATGTTTACCGTCCGTACAAGTATGTCTCAATCGGCAGTGCGTGGACGCTTGGATTGCGGAACGGCAGGTCGAGGTTTCAAGGTGATTTGGGATTAAGACCGTTTGCGGGGTCGCACAAGCTCACGCTGTTCGGAGATCTTGCGGCTCACGACAAGGACAACTTCAAGACGATGCAGTGGGGCGGAGGAGTCGAGGTTATGCCCCTGAACGGCGTTCGCATATCCGCCAAAATCTCCAAACTCTTTCCTGACGATCCAGCTCCGTGGTTCACACTTGGGATTGGTCTTTCCGTCGATGAGGCAGGCGTGCACGTTACGCCGAACTACAATAAGAAATCCGATATTCAGTATACGAGCTACGCCGTTCGAATTGGCAAAGTCGAGCCAAGTTTTTCCGGACAAGAGAAAGGCAAGCGCGTCGTGGCGCTTGGCATGCGCGGCACTCTAACCTATCAGAAGTCGCGCTGGTTTGATCCCGGTCGGCAAACGTTGACTGAAATGCTTCAGCTTGTTGAGGATGCTAAGAACGACCGGAGCGTCGGCGGCATTGCGATGAATCTTTCAGGATTCAATGCACCGCGGGAATTGGTCTGGGAGCTGACTGAAAAACTCAAGGAGTTTCGTGCCGCTGGCAAAAAAGTTTACATGTATGTAGACCGTCCCACGATGACTCAAGTCTATCTTCTGACGCAAGCGGACTACTCGTGGATGGATCCGCTGGGTTCGATGGACATGTTGGGGTGGTTGATGGGCGGCACCTATTACAAAGGAATGCTTGAGAAGCTCGGCATCGGCGTCGAGGAGTTTCGCTACTTCACGTACAAGTCCGCATTCGAAAGATTGGCCCGCGAAGACATGTCCAAAAAGGACCGCGAGCAGCGCATGAGTTTGCTGTCCGATTTTCACGACGAATGGTCGCATGCGATAGAAGAGAATTTGGGAATCAGTGCGGATTCGATCAAACTCGCGATGGATTCGCTTGGTTTGATCACCGCTCACGAAGCTGAACGGTTCGGTTTTGTGGATACGGTCGCTCGCTGGACGGATGCCGCGGACATAATTGAAAGCGAGCGCGGTTCTCGTGCGAAGTTTGTCGAGCGCGGCGAGCTTAATGAGGACAAACACAGCGATCCGCGGTGGGGAGAATATCCCAAAGTCGCGGTCGTTTACGCGCTTGGCGAATGTGCGATGGATACGGGTATTCGCGCGCGCTATACGTCAAGGCTTCTGCGCAGGCTTGCCAAGGATGACAATATTCAGGCCGTGGTCTTGCGTGTCGACTCTCCGGGCGGGGACGGTCTGGCATCGGACTTGGTGGCCGACGGTATGCGTGACGTCTCAAAAAAGAAGCCGATGATTGTCTCTCAAGGGCGAGTCGCGGCGTCAGGCGGCTATTGGCTGAGTTCACCCGGCGACCGGGTGTTTACGTCACCTTTCACGATTACCGGGTCAATAGGAGTGATTGCCGGTTGGCTGTGGAACGAGCGGCTGACTGAGAAAACCGGTTTGACATTCGACAAAGTACAGATTGGCAAGCATGCCGACTTGGGAATGGGAATAGAGCTTCCATTTATTGGCGTCGAAGTTCCCAACCGCGACGTCGACGACGAGGAGCGGGCGCGTGTCGAGAAGATCATTCGCGGGCACTACGACGATTTTGTGGGAAGAGTGGCCGAAGACCGCAGCCTGCCGCGTGAAGATGTGGAAGAAGTTGCGCAAGGTCGAGTGTGGGGTGGGCGCGCCGCGATTGAGCATGATCTTGTGGATGAGATTGGCGGTTTGGAACAATCGATTCTTTATGCCAAGGACAAAGCAGGAATCCGCCCGAATGAGAAGATTGAGCTGGTTGAGTTTCCGAAGCCCGGCTTGATCAATTTTGACAGGTTGTTTGCACCGGCCTCGCCGTTGGCGGCTGTCGGATTGAAACTCGGGCTCTTTGGCCGAGGGGAAGACAATGTGGACGAGTTCCCACATGAACTGAAAGTCATTAAGTTGTATTCAGAACATCCCGGACAGCCTTTGCTCCTCCTGCCTCCAGAAGACATGATCGAAGATTAACGACTTAAAGCGTAAGAACTCGTTTGTGGCGAGCGACCAATAGGTCGCTCGCCTGTTTTTTTGACGTTTACGATTTTATGAAATCTTCTTTAGGTGAGTCAAATTGATTGCAAATTCAACAAGCATTTGCGATATTCAGCGAATTGGCTGAATCCGAGACGTGTGTCATTTTGTTTGCCAGTTGGGTCATAACCGTTTAATGGAGTCCGTATGAAAATCTCTGGAAGTTTGGTAAGTCGATCGTCAATGTTGCTTTTGCTTGCTTGTTTGGCGTTGAGTCCATGGTATGCATGGTCACAAACGGCAAAACAAACGAGTACGCAGCAGTTGCGCAAAGAACCACTTGAATCGATGCCGTTTCGAGTTGATTCGCGCGCCGATCAAATAGAAGCAAATAGTACTGAACCCGTTTCAGGAGTCGTACGGTATGCGCCGCCAGAAAACTGGGAACAGATTCGCGAAGAGTGGAATCCGCTCGACTTACTTGTGGGCGCCAACGCGCGCTGCAATCAAGACGCGTTTGGAAGCTGGCAGAATGAAATCTCGATTTCGGGAAGCCCGATTTCGACGAGCTATGCTTTGGCCGGTTCGAACGACTATCGCGGTTCCGATTCCAGAGCCGGGTTTTACCGTACCATTGACGGCGGCGCGACTTGGACCGATGTGTTGCAAGGTATCGGCAATGCGACGTTGGACGCCGCCGGCGACCCTGTTTGCACAATTGACCGTACGGGCAGAATGTACGCGGCCTATATCGCGTTTGACCGCAGCCCTGGCGTCGACAACGGACTTTACGTTCAGCGTTCATTGGACAACGGCTTAACGTGGACGACACCGACGGCGGTGATTCAGCATATCGGCGGCGGCAATCCGGACTTTGAAGACAAGCCCTACGCCTGCGCGGATATCACTCCCGGTTCGCCGTACTTGGGTCGCTATTACATTACGTGGACAAAATTCCGTGCGTCCGGCGGCAATCCTATCTACTTTTCTCGGTCAACGGACGGCGGCGCAACTTTTTCCACGGGTGTCCAGATTTCTTCAGGGACGAATTGTCAGTTCTCGTGTCCGACGGTCGGCCCGAATGGTGAGATCTATGTGACCTGGCAGGAAGGCGGCAACACCGTTAAGTTCAGGAAATCGCTCGACGGTGGCACGACGTGGCAGCCGATCGTGACCGTTGCGACTTACAGCAGCTCGTTCCCGACAAATCCTTGCGGGACTTTCCGACACATCATGTATCCGGTAATTGGCAGCGACATCAGCGGCGGCGCTTACAATGGAAACATCTACATTGCATATGGAGCAAGCGTTTCGAGCAGCCCGGAGATCTACTTCACGCGCTCGACGGACGGCGGCTCCTCGTGGTCAGTGCCCTACCGTTTGAACGACGTGGCGACCGGTTGGCAGTACCATCACTGGATGGCAGTCAATCCGACAAACGGATTGATTGGCGCCGCGTGGCTGGATACGCGAGAAGATGGCAGTTCCTGCCAATATAAGAACTACGGATCGATCTCGAACAACGGCGGCGCGAGCTTCCCGGCTGCAGCTCCTGTTGCGACGGTTGCCTCAAACCCAACGTCTTCCGTCTTCCTCGGGGACTACAACGGCGTTTCCTACCACGGTGACCACTTCTTTGCCGGTTGGACGGACTTGAGAAACGACGCGGGCGATTGTTATGCGGCGACGTTCGCGCCAGACCCTGTTGCACCGGCAAACGATGCTTGTCCGGGCACATTTGTTAGCATACCCTACACAGGCACGGGTTCTACGCAATTTGCGAATCACGAAACAGCGAACTGTTTGGGCAACGTGTCGCCGGACGTGTTCTACTATTTCTTCGCCGATTCCTGTGGAAGCGACATAACAGTATCGCTGTGCGGTTCGGGCTATGACACGGCGTTGGAAATTCTGGGCGGTTGCGGCGGAACTTCGCTCTTCTGTAATGACGATTTCTGCAGTCTCCAAAGCAGCATTACGTTTACGCCGACTGCGAACACATATTACACTGTGCGGGTATTTGGATTCACGACGCACTCCGGTGACTACACGATCAATATCACGCAAGCCGGAACGCCGCCCGCCAACGATAATTGCAGCGGCGCCACGGCGATCACAGCGCTGCCGTATTCGGATACGGGCAGCACATGTTTCGCGGCAAACGACTACGACTATTGTTTCATGAACCAGTCGCCGGAAGTTGTTTATACGCTTACCTTGACGGATTGCGAGGATGTTACGGTGTCGCTGTGCGGATCGTTCTACGACACTCGTTTGACGGTTCGTACCGGCGGAGCTTGCCCGGGAACGGATGAAATTGCCTGCAACGACGATTTCTGCGGGCTGCAGAGCCAGGTTACGTTCTCGGCCACGCAAGGTGTGGTCTATTACATCATCGTCGGTGGATTCAGCACGCATCGCGGAGCCTATACGTTGAACATCACCGGAACGTCGCTTGCTCCGGCAAACGATGTTTGCTCCGGCGCGTATGTGATCAATTCATTGCCCTATACTGATACGGGCAGCACGCTTTGTGCGAATGCGGACTATTCGTATTTTGGCTGCTATTCCGATGATTTCATGTCCCGCGACGTTGTCTACCGCTTGAACGTCCCCACTTGCCAAACAGTGCAAGTCAGTACATGTGACCCGGGGACGAATTACGACACGCGTATTCAGGTGATGGCTGGCGGCGCCTGCCCCGGCAACACACTGGTTGCCTGCAACGATGACTTCTGCGGTCTTCAGAGTGAATTGTCGTTCGGCGCCTTGGCCAACACGGACTACTACATCTTGATCCGCGGCTATCGTGATTACTCGTATGGCGATTACATCATGACCGTGACCAGCCTCGGAAGTTACACGTCGGCCAATGACGTTTGCCCGGGCACGAGCATCACGGCGATTCCTTATACCACGTTCGGAAATACGAGCTGCTCGAATGACGACTATGCGAACGGCGATTGCTACTTCTCTGAAAGCTCGCCGGAAGACGTGTTCAACCTAACTCTCGGTACGACGCAGTACGTGACGGTGTCGCTGTGCGGATCGGGCTATGACACGGGATTGAAAGTCCGCCGCGGTGGAGCCTGTCCGGGTGACGTCATGGTTGTTTGCGATGACGATGCGGCTTGCGGCGGCTCGAATTCGCTGCTTAGCACCGTTGAATTCACAGCCAATGCTGGAGTGACCTACTTCATTCAGGTTAGTGGTTTTACGTCAAACTCCGGTCCGTACACGTTCCATGTCGAACCCAGTATCGGTGATCCCGTGGATTCGCTCGTAATCAAGTCCGTCGGAAATACGGTTCAACTGTGGTGGGACGGTTCGCCCAGCGCGTATTACTACTATATCCATCGCTCGGCGTCGCAGAACGACTTGTTCTCGTGGACAACCCTTGTCGATGCCACACTAAGTCCGACCACGACATGGACAGATCCGGCGACATTGTCTGATCAACTGTATTACGGCGTCACGGCAGTTCCGGACTACATGATTCCGGCACTATTGGCCGCTGGTCTTGGCGAACGTCCGATTCAGGAAGTGCTTCGCGATGCGAACGCGCAATTGAAGATCACGGCAGAGCCTGTTGAGGCTGTCGAGTACTATTCTGGACCGATTTCGGACAGCCCCGAGCTTGCCGAACCGGACAAGATTGCAACGAAGTTCGTGCCGACGCACATTTTCGGTGCGGGTGTCTCTATCGAGCATCCGGTCGAAGGGAAGGACTATTCGGCACAATAGTTCTTTAAGAAGAGATCGAATAGAGAAGCGGGCCCAGAATACTCTGGGCCCGCTTTGAATTTGCGATACGTGTTTTTTGTGTTTGGTGCTCGATTAGGCAACTACCTGAATCTCGATTATGAGAGGCGACGGTAGTTCGACCGCAATTGTTGCTTGTCTCTTCGGGTCAAGCAAGTGATTTGAAATGCCAAATCAGACGCAGGTTATCCCTTGATGCTGCCTAGTTCGAGGATCCGCAAGGCAAATTGTTATTGAGAAACTGCACCTCTTGTTTAGGTCAGGGAAAATCAAATGTCTCATAAGAAATATCGTCACGGAAAACCCGAAAGTCAAGTGACTTTGCTACATTGCGTGAGTGTAAGAGTGTTATAAGAAGTTTAATACTCATGTAAAACGAATGGGCTTGCGTAAGTGCAAGCCCATTCGTCTCATGGTAGTTGGTCGCGGCGGGCGCAGGCGAGGAGTCCTTCGCCCGCCGCATTGTGTCCCATCCTGAAATTGTCTCGATACGATCCTCCTTCAGGTGTTGATAGGGATCAACTTAATTCGTGTAAACTACCGGATAGTCGGTTGTCGGAGCGTGATACTTGGTGGAACCCAGAATGTCGTCGCGATCAGTCACGGAGTTCATGCCGTACAACATTGACCATGCATCATAGCCGAGCATTCTCAAGTACGTGCAAACCTGGGCGGAAGTCTGACCGGTGTAGCAATAGACTACGATCTGCTTGTTGGGCGGCAAGTACTTCAGGTTTTCTTCAAAGCCCAACGAACCCGGTTCGAAGCGGTAGGATCCGGGAATATGGCCGAGGTTGTAGGGAGCTTCCGTCCAGTAGCAGAGCAGGAAAACGTCGTTGTCGGCGTTGCCGTCATTGATGTTGGCATAAACGTCGTTCGCGGAGATGTATTTCAAGCCAGCGTCAAACTGGGCGTTGCACGATTCGGTGATGCTGCCTTCAACGTCCGATGCGCTGAGTGTAAGCGTCGGGTAATCATACTCAGTGACGAGCGGATGGTTGTCGGTCTCGAGAGTCTGCATATTCGGAGTCAGGCTGCCCCACTTGTTCAGGTTGACATCGGTGTCTGCCGTCCAGCCGCACATTCCGAATTTCAAATTGTAGGCATCATAGCCCTTCATGCGCAGGAAGGAAGTTGCCCAGCTTGCCGTTTGGCCGGTGTAGCAAACGCAAACGACTTTCGCGCCTGCCGGAATCTGACTCAGATTGTCAGGCAGATTGCCGATCGTCCAGTTGTGCGCGTTTTCGATATGGCCGCATGTGTCGTAGTGCGCGGAGCTGCGGAAGTCAATGATGAACAGTGGAACGCTGTTGGTTATGTCTGCGAACAGAGCTTCCGCCGTGATGTTCTTTGTTCCGCCGGTCAAATAGTCATCGCCGACGTCCGACATTTGGTTTTGCATGGTCGGGCCGGACGGTCCCGTCGGGTTATTGTCGTCCTTGGAACAACCGATGAACATGGCCAAGCTGCCAATTACTAAAGCCAGAGTCAGGTAATGAAAGATGCGTTTCATGATTTTGTTACCTCAAGAGATAAGGGTATGTGAGTAAATTATATCAGTTATTCGATCCCCACGGAGGCGGAAGATCGGGAAGAATAAGGTGCTGGTTGGCCTGCCGCTCATTTTCCGAAGATAAGTTGTCAAGATCGACCTGCCGCAAGAACCAGCCGTCAATCGAGTTCGGTGTGTTGTGGCAAGCTGTGCCGCACGACTGTCCGCTGTCGACTTCCGTGCGAGTCGTCCAGCGCAGGATGTTGTGCGGCGTGGCATATTTGAACGTCGGAAGAGAAGAGTAGTTCGTCGCGGTCGCTCCCCAAGAGTTAAATGTCTCTTCAGAAACCGGGACGTGCCTCAACACGACGATGTCATTCGGGCGGTCGTTGGGAAGCGGATTGCGTCCGATCTTGAACTGCATCCAGCTCGGTTCCTGAATGCCGTCGCCCGCGTGGCAATTGTTGCAGTTCTTGTAGTCTTGCGAGTGGCACACTTGACAGGCGAAGTTCGCGCCGTGAGTCGCGTGGTATTCGTTCTCTTCACCGATATCGTGACAATCGCGGCAAGACGCGCCGTTACGAACTTGGAATCTGTAGTCATATGCGGTGCCGTCCCCGTGCATTTCGCCGGCGTCGTGGCAAGAAGTACATTTCATCGCGTTCGGTACGTAGTGAACGTCCGCGCGATAGCCCTCATTTGTGCCCAAGAACTCGTCACCGACACGGCTGCCGTGACAAGCCGTGCATTGGTTGTTCATGTCAGGAGATTTGCGGATCAAGTGGCTCTGAATGAAGCCGCCGCCGACGGATTTCGGACGACTGATGTGACATTCACCGCACGACGCATGGCACTTGTTGCATTGTTGCTCAAATTTCATGCGGTAGTTGCTGTTGCCGTCGATCGTTTGCCCGGTGCGTGCTTCAAACATCGTGTGATAGCCCTTCATCGTCGAATGCAGACTCGACGTTCTGAAGTTGTGGGCGATAGCGTCGTGGCAACGTGCACACGTATTGTCGAGACCTTCCGAGGGATCCGCCACCATACCGGCGTGCGCCGCATCTTTGGAGAGAATTCCATCCTGCCCGCCGTGGCAGTAAATACAGTCGAACGCGTGCGGACTTTGCAAGTACATGTCAAGCCCCGTGCCTGCCATCAAAACTTTTTGCCATCCCTCCAACGGAGGGACAGAGCCGCCTCAGCCTTCGCCCGATTCTTCGGGCTCAGTGGTTGTGTCGGGCAGCATAGTCGCGATCAACATTTCCTGGTCGGTGTGGCAGCCGATGCAATCCGATTGTCTGAGCTCGGATGCAGTTGGTGACGAGTCGTCGTCGTCATTTGAACATCCTGCGCTGAACATCAGCACGGAAACTGACATGGCGAGGAGAATGAATAGCAGCTTTTTGTTCATGAGTATGTATGGATTAACTTTTGAATACTCTCGTAGCTGTTACAAAGCGAAACGAGGGTTCTAAGTTATTATAGCCGATCAAAATTCAAGTATAGAAGAAACAGAGCAAATCAAGTGCGAGAGTAAAAAACCCGCAACGACTTTAGTCTCGCTGCGGGATTCTCTGTACGATTGGCCAGTTGGCCCAAGATGTAATTTGCTCGCCTGCGCGACACTCCTCGGTGCACGCAGGCAGCAGATACTCGATAATCATCATATGGATTGGACACTTGTTTTCACATAGGTCACGAAATCGGCGCGAGCGGAAAGGGACAGAATGTGAAAAACTTCACATTTATTATCGTCACGTTTTGGTCAAAAGTCAAGTGATAAACGCACAGAGCCGGACAATAAACGTCATTTAGGAGGAAAAAGGCACTTAAATGGGATTATTTTAATCAACTTATGGATCACGGAAAGGGAGTCTGACTATCGTGCTGAAAAGGTGCGATAAGGAGGAATAGAAAGCACACTTTTTTGTGTCATGCCTCGCCAATTTTGGAATATGCCAGCATTCGTCATGTTCTAAAGCCAACCGCACTCGATACTTTTTAATGACGTTGCAATGCACAGATAGACTGTAACTTTGCTACAGTTCGGTTGCAACTCCTAAGGCTCATTGGTACATTTACAACATTCTAAACTTAGCGCAGTCACACCCAGTAATCGATTAGCGAAAAGAGTGACCCCGGAAAAGTTGACTGCGGGGGTCTGATACTGTTTAAGGAGACGATATGAGCCTTGTGGAGAGCACCTCCGCGAATGGGCTGTTTAAGCTGGCCGTGCGTGAAACATGGTGCAAGGGGTGCCGCATCTGCGTTGAGCTATGTCCCACCAAGACTTTGGTCATGGTGGAATCGCCTGATCGATGGGAAGGCTCGGTTGTGAAGGTAGAGAACATTGAAGCGTGCAACGGCTGTGGTATTTGCGAAGCGGAATGTCCCGACTTCGCAATTTCTGTTTTTGTTGAGGGCAAAGGCAAGCCCGCGAAGGGAGAATCGGCTTGAACAGCAATCGAGTGTTTTGGGCAGGTAACGAGACAGTTGCCGAAGC
This region of Calditrichota bacterium genomic DNA includes:
- a CDS encoding S49 family peptidase; translation: MKRIIIFLVLLTAAAVHASDRSPLLLNYGQGILNTGSTPGSYMGAIGSFWNPAGWSTMSRSEAVFSWDDRNDARKRLDNWGVYLGGHGLGAVVRRNLVYRNDDYYAIDDYQLAMSGGSRGEGWGIAYGWSKGDSAKELRQHYLTVGNVYRPYKYVSIGSAWTLGLRNGRSRFQGDLGLRPFAGSHKLTLFGDLAAHDKDNFKTMQWGGGVEVMPLNGVRISAKISKLFPDDPAPWFTLGIGLSVDEAGVHVTPNYNKKSDIQYTSYAVRIGKVEPSFSGQEKGKRVVALGMRGTLTYQKSRWFDPGRQTLTEMLQLVEDAKNDRSVGGIAMNLSGFNAPRELVWELTEKLKEFRAAGKKVYMYVDRPTMTQVYLLTQADYSWMDPLGSMDMLGWLMGGTYYKGMLEKLGIGVEEFRYFTYKSAFERLAREDMSKKDREQRMSLLSDFHDEWSHAIEENLGISADSIKLAMDSLGLITAHEAERFGFVDTVARWTDAADIIESERGSRAKFVERGELNEDKHSDPRWGEYPKVAVVYALGECAMDTGIRARYTSRLLRRLAKDDNIQAVVLRVDSPGGDGLASDLVADGMRDVSKKKPMIVSQGRVAASGGYWLSSPGDRVFTSPFTITGSIGVIAGWLWNERLTEKTGLTFDKVQIGKHADLGMGIELPFIGVEVPNRDVDDEERARVEKIIRGHYDDFVGRVAEDRSLPREDVEEVAQGRVWGGRAAIEHDLVDEIGGLEQSILYAKDKAGIRPNEKIELVEFPKPGLINFDRLFAPASPLAAVGLKLGLFGRGEDNVDEFPHELKVIKLYSEHPGQPLLLLPPEDMIED
- a CDS encoding exo-alpha-sialidase; protein product: MKISGSLVSRSSMLLLLACLALSPWYAWSQTAKQTSTQQLRKEPLESMPFRVDSRADQIEANSTEPVSGVVRYAPPENWEQIREEWNPLDLLVGANARCNQDAFGSWQNEISISGSPISTSYALAGSNDYRGSDSRAGFYRTIDGGATWTDVLQGIGNATLDAAGDPVCTIDRTGRMYAAYIAFDRSPGVDNGLYVQRSLDNGLTWTTPTAVIQHIGGGNPDFEDKPYACADITPGSPYLGRYYITWTKFRASGGNPIYFSRSTDGGATFSTGVQISSGTNCQFSCPTVGPNGEIYVTWQEGGNTVKFRKSLDGGTTWQPIVTVATYSSSFPTNPCGTFRHIMYPVIGSDISGGAYNGNIYIAYGASVSSSPEIYFTRSTDGGSSWSVPYRLNDVATGWQYHHWMAVNPTNGLIGAAWLDTREDGSSCQYKNYGSISNNGGASFPAAAPVATVASNPTSSVFLGDYNGVSYHGDHFFAGWTDLRNDAGDCYAATFAPDPVAPANDACPGTFVSIPYTGTGSTQFANHETANCLGNVSPDVFYYFFADSCGSDITVSLCGSGYDTALEILGGCGGTSLFCNDDFCSLQSSITFTPTANTYYTVRVFGFTTHSGDYTINITQAGTPPANDNCSGATAITALPYSDTGSTCFAANDYDYCFMNQSPEVVYTLTLTDCEDVTVSLCGSFYDTRLTVRTGGACPGTDEIACNDDFCGLQSQVTFSATQGVVYYIIVGGFSTHRGAYTLNITGTSLAPANDVCSGAYVINSLPYTDTGSTLCANADYSYFGCYSDDFMSRDVVYRLNVPTCQTVQVSTCDPGTNYDTRIQVMAGGACPGNTLVACNDDFCGLQSELSFGALANTDYYILIRGYRDYSYGDYIMTVTSLGSYTSANDVCPGTSITAIPYTTFGNTSCSNDDYANGDCYFSESSPEDVFNLTLGTTQYVTVSLCGSGYDTGLKVRRGGACPGDVMVVCDDDAACGGSNSLLSTVEFTANAGVTYFIQVSGFTSNSGPYTFHVEPSIGDPVDSLVIKSVGNTVQLWWDGSPSAYYYYIHRSASQNDLFSWTTLVDATLSPTTTWTDPATLSDQLYYGVTAVPDYMIPALLAAGLGERPIQEVLRDANAQLKITAEPVEAVEYYSGPISDSPELAEPDKIATKFVPTHIFGAGVSIEHPVEGKDYSAQ
- a CDS encoding 4Fe-4S binding protein — its product is MSLVESTSANGLFKLAVRETWCKGCRICVELCPTKTLVMVESPDRWEGSVVKVENIEACNGCGICEAECPDFAISVFVEGKGKPAKGESA